Part of the Nothobranchius furzeri strain GRZ-AD chromosome 2, NfurGRZ-RIMD1, whole genome shotgun sequence genome, cgtagggtttattatttttttatttttattttggaccggtgaacgggtcggctttcacagcctccatcgCTCAGATCCatgactttttcttccatcttgagaagttgtgtgtattcatttctctatcaacaattccttgttttaccctgtgtcataaagttaagtacgctacggacagtccttgtttgtgagacaaattaaggaatttgcccggagttttacgtcgactcagaaggtaaaaacgcgagttgctctgaacttaatgagagatggacgagacacgacaaaatctttcttgcactgttacacctgatgtaaggttctctgacgttctgcttccagaacatgccaagacgcaggagtctGTTTACTGGCCGGGCCACGCTGGTCCCTccacccgcccgaacgggcccgcattaggcgggtgccgccggtcgggcacggtggggactagtggcagcggttcggtgccagctgctttGGGTCGTAGGTGGTTCTGGTcagcaattcatgacgtgaattcaaacaacaggctgtttacagtcataacactttttctttacatttatttcttccagggggtcaaaaacccaccatcaatatcaaggtttgaaataaacaacactttctctgctgcttttaagctgaataaatctcttgagcctatggttaacctctctgacaaacaggttgtgcttaaccctttggttcctgatgcttcttctctgtcatccatgttagaggctgaacatctctccagcatgggtgtggaatcttcaggctgtgacccaccgcttcagtcagaggtctgctttactcgtcagtccgcctcatgcacaagccagcttctttatcggggcgtgatggaaacgtcagccgccgtgaaacacttgtggtctccggacggagctactatgccatttaaggggtttgtgcccggacatcttgacctttatgtgaatgaccttgtcacttttcagtttgtgacctctgctaatcagGTGGCCAAttattttctcctttcacaggggtgtgacgtagtctctggcctctgtgctctctttcctgtgatttctcttacaggtgaccacgacgacgcagaaagccctgcggtttccagcagtcaagtggtcagtggcgatattgaaggaggctcggtggttgctgcgatcacctctctcacgggcacgggatggccacccggcccgcgagcagtaggtgtgtgcagtgatgctctgctcggtgcccctcctgacaaaaggggggtgccaagtggcactgagttttccgttgcggacttcaggctgttcgggggaaaccctcctccgagcgggcgggtcattgcaggactcgacactgaccttccaccgattcagctgacaacattgacctccgacccggagataggtgtggcaccttctacggggcggaactTTAGTCAGTCTGtgactactctggttaaaccgggtttttctgattctgtgtgggaacctccatcattcttgggaataaagtattcttggcttcagttttcaggacagaccatgttcctaaagctagcgtcatgtctgtatctgattctaaacatggctaggtttgctttgacacccgtgacacaaccatccttggatcactcctttcagaacctccaagtccaacacctccaggtctttggacatctgaacacctactctttcagcacgattcaggtgacgctgtgcatcttcttggtaatagggcttttaagagcttaagaactgttctttgttatgcttctcctgtctcacagacacggcataagtttgagaaacaaaaggggggtggggagcctcctcctgctttgcgagcatcagtttcgcatttccagttcactactatttctgatcacaacaaagtcgcctccgtaaagctgcaacccaactttgagcaggtaaaatcaggttctgatctaacagctaaaccatcagcttcgctccagttccaaacggaaccctcaggtaaattcaaacaagtttccctgtgggttcgtaacacaagatacaaacagtttgattaccaaatcgcttatgagcctgctcccacagatacgtccaaactcatgtctctgtgggtccgcaataccagattcaaaacgcttactgaacaactctattctgaccggattcttttccactgactggtggaccgttacaaattctctcgtttgtgggatgaatttttaacaaatgtgatatcctttgaatttttttttcaggttacctgccttcagccagggtcctgttactaactcacatttttagggattactaacctactgatttacattttagaattgatttacatctctatctttttattagtgctttgtgtagcatgattatatttgattacaaatttaatttaattttgttactatttcccttaaagggccacaagccaatttgcccttcattttcatgattatttcttttatatatatgcctttaattagtgcagcctgctgagtttcacatatcagttaggatttactttcttttatttgtgttttctctgcatcacgtttttacatgacatgtagaacagggtgcagaacatttcttctttagataattcacaaaaggcatccacattttcccagaggcacccatagataggttttggttgatttctttgatttgcatcaaatgctatctatcgtgtgggctgtctcactttgtctccttctccgagctcgtatggactacatcccatcagaggggtcgtcttcaccatccttcaactggttttctgtcgcatggggcttcggtcgtggttcgagaggtgtcgaggtcgtcactggacttcgcctggactacgcccgaGGAatgcatcacctgcccagctccgtgtgacacacgagctgcttatcctttgaatacctttgcattattgctgatgaaattaactgctattgaaatagctctgctttcaagattccctaagtggattactttacaatgattgcaacagttttggccttaatcatctgatcaggatagactcccttctacacgagacctgtggtgacgcttcatcgttcctgccttcatctgggatgtctaccttcgcgagtacatcacgttattgaggttgtgtcgtcaggtggcctctgcttgaccaccatgtcgtcacaaaaaggggggtctgtaacgtgaggaaatatgggttttctgtcacaaaggtggtgctggactcagctgggtcaaagctgggtcgctgagaactttcacccacagattaagacctgaacgccagcgagtctgggaggaaaccataacatcagccacctgcagtctaccagaagatgtgtttccatgagttgtacccagaccaagtcaaaacataaagtttaaacttctttttcttgattttaatgttaaagtaaccattatcattttgctcattataaatgtgtttaatcaaatgaatggttcttatgctttggggtaattataatggattaatgaatccacacttaagtagataatgttgaatgtttggtactgaccttcacacacactcaagcacacaaacattcacacacacccacacacatcttcccacagtaaactccagacatatttgatgacgcacatggttgctttgagaagagaaaggtttttggtaagtttgagTCTTATGATTCCAGTTCGGGCTTGACAACAAAAGAGAGAGAaccaaaggggggacagagccggctggctcgtttctcccccctttcacgctgttcctgccaagccaggcagaatagctgaatcgcgacttctaacgcagactcattaccgagtcttttgatttctgagtgaattaacttaagaaagcgcgtcgacaaaacgctttaccatcaacgtgtaccgagggcaactctggaccggttccgttcgacacctacgtctcctgtcagccgccggtgtcatctggatgaaccacaacatcctccacggcccggatccgaaagagggtccacaagagttcggtgagacagcacggtgtttagcgttttgatgcatcttttccaactaaacctaagtttattcaaaccatcacttttcactcagacacctgtttcttcctgaagcaaaatcagatgcacacacgcatccataatcacatcatatcactctcacaactcacaacattctcaatcttcataaattcaccagaaggtctatttgagcaagaacagcatatcaactgttaaagattgtcccacaaagttgccaatgtgattgttatttcctgtttgtcaattttcaaaatccttagtttaatttgaagaattaaaacttttaatcgtcaaactggtttcctcattgaactgaaacacagacactcagatattatcggcagtttatcgatgaaaacaacctttgagtcttctgaacaatataaaatttggttattgatttattaaaaattaatattccgaattaatacgtagcatggttcctctttcataaaagagcataaaaccacaacactACATTAATATTGGGAATGTATATGCGGACTTTTAAAGACATTAAGGATTGTTGTTATTTATGCTGAGCCGCAGCGGAATTTTTGAAAGTGTTTtctattattttttctgttatatgTTCCTTTTTTGTCTTCATTATTTTTTAATGCTGCCTATGGTCTGCTATCTGCTGTCTTGTACTTAATTTGTTGTATAATAGGAGGTCTGTattagtaattcaacttaaaagataaaactaaaatgtgagatagactcattacatgaAAAGCCTGATatttataataacaataatactaGATTTTATTTGTAACACCCTTTACATTTCAATGAAATGTCAAAGTGCTACAGTAGGAAATCAGAAACAATCTAAAGAAAAATTAAAAACaatcaataaaaacaaataaaaaatacataaaaccatACAATGCTAATTTAACAACTGGTAAAACAAGAGCTATCAATCAGTTTGGAAAAGCTTGTGTAAATAAAACTGTCTTCAGATGTTTTTGTAAAACATTCAACACTCTGAGGTGCTCTCAacgtttcagggagtgtgttccaCAGACGTGGGGCTGCAGCTTGAAAGGCTCGATCTCCCATGGAATGAAGTTTTGTCCTGGGCTGTTGCAGGAATTGAGAATTTCTAGAGCGAAGATTTCTTGAGGTGATTTGGATAGTAAGGAGCTCTTTAAGAGCATTTCCATGGATACACTGATAGGTAAGGAGACCTAATTTGTATTTAATTCCATAAGGGATTGGTAACTTCAATACAGGTGTGATGTGGTCATACTTGTGACTCCTTGTTACAATCCTAGCAGCACAGTTCTGAACATGCTGAAGTTTCTGTAGGCATCCACTAGAGATTCCAGTGAGTAAAGAATTGCAGTAGTCTAGCCTAGATGAAACAAAGGCATGGATCAACTTCTCAGCATCTGCTTGGGTAAGAAACGGGCGAAGTCTTGCTCTGTTTTTAAGATGGAAAAATTATACTTTAGAAAGGTGATGGACATGATTTTCAAGTGATAAATGTTGGTCCCGTTTGATCCCGAGATTAGTGATGGATTTAGAAAATGTTATG contains:
- the LOC139066317 gene encoding uncharacterized protein, with amino-acid sequence MDETRQNLSCTVTPDVRFSDVLLPEHAKTQESVYWPGHAGPSTRPNGPALGGCRRSGTVGTSGSGSVPAALGRRWFWSAIHDVNSNNRLFTVITLFLYIYFFQGVKNPPSISRFEINNTFSAAFKLNKSLEPMVNLSDKQVVLNPLVPDASSLSSMLEAEHLSSMGVESSGCDPPLQSEVCFTRQSASCTSQLLYRGVMETSAAVKHLWSPDGATMPFKGFVPGHLDLYVNDLVTFQFVTSANQVANYFLLSQGCDVVSGLCALFPVISLTGDHDDAESPAVSSSQVVSGDIEGGSVVAAITSLTGTGWPPGPRAVEPPSPTPPGLWTSEHLLFQHDSGDAVHLLGNRAFKSLRTVLCYASPVSQTRHKFEKQKGGGEPPPALRASVSHFQFTTISDHNKVASVKLQPNFEQVKSGSDLTAKPSASLQFQTEPSGKFKQVSLWVRNTRYKQFDYQIAYEPAPTDTSKLMSLWVRNTRFKTLTEQLYSDRILFH